From the Callithrix jacchus isolate 240 chromosome 22, calJac240_pri, whole genome shotgun sequence genome, the window AGTTGGGGGCAAGTCCAAGGGCTCTGGCTGAGCACCTAGAAGTGGACATTGCTAAGCAGGGAAGGTGGAGGGAGAGGGAGTCTGGAGGGGGAAGCTGCGTGTCAGGAGTCTGGAGCAGGGTGAATTTGATTTGAGACACCCAGACACCCACAGAGGGAGCTGGATGAGACCGAGAGAAACCCAGGCTACAGGGAGATGAGGGAGTTGCTGGCATATGGAGGCACTTAAAGTCAACAGACTGAATGAGGCCAGGCgctgcagctcatgcctgtaatcccagtattttgtgaggctgaggcaagaggatcacttgagcccaggagttccagacaagcttaggcaatacagtgaaaccccatctttacaaaaaaacaaaagatagccaggtgtggtggtgcacacttatgatcccagctacttggaaggctgagatggaaggatcgtgggagcctgggaagttgaggctgctgcagtgagctgtgattgtaccactgcactgtagcccgggtgacagagccagaccctgtaccagaaaaataaaagactggaCAAGATCATTAAAGGGGTCAGAGAAGAGGCCCCTGTGGGCTCCCTGCTGTCTACAAGAGAAAAGGATGCTGAGACACTGGAGGGTAACatgaattgtttaaaaaaaggccattctgggccaggcaccatggctcaagcctctaatcctagcactttgggagaccaaggcaggcatatcacttcaggtcaggagttcaaaaccagcctgaccaacatggtgaaaccaaatatctactaaaaatacaaaaaaattagccaggcagcaaGGCTTGGGAAATCCTGGAGACTCAGACACACCTTGGATGAGGAGGCTTTTTGATTGGGACCTGAGTCTAGCTCCCTGCCCCATTTATATGTGTGCTTGGGTGGTTTGGAGGGGCTGTAGCTGAGAGCTGACGGCAGGGAGAAGTGACTGGGGCATGGCGTGGCCCCTTGTGGTCATCCTGACACCATCCTCCCtcactgggctgggctgggtAGGGAGTAGGGGGACACCTTTCTTAGCCCCTCCCCACTCTTCTCAGATTCATCAATAAGCTTCAGCCAGgctctgtgaagaagatcaatgaATCAACCCAAAACTGGCACCAGGTAAGCCCAGCCCCAATCTCTTCCATCCTTGCCCACACACCTCAGACCTCCACCAGCCCCCCAGTGACCATCGCCTGCCCCCCTCTAGCTGGAGAACATTGGCAACTTCATCAAGGCCATCACCAAGTATGGGGTGAAGCCCCATGACATCTTTGAGGCCAATGACCTGTTTGAGAACACCAACCATACACAGGTGCAGTCCACCCTCCTggccctggccagcatggtgagtGTGGGTGCAGGCTGGGCAGGGGGCAGTGGGCAGCCCGGGCTGGGATGCACGTATGGCCACTTGTGCCCCCGAGCTCAGTGtggcccaggcgtggtggctcacgcctgtaatcccagcactttgggaggccaaggtgggcagattgcttgaggtcgggagttcaagaccagcctggcaacatgctgaaaccccatctctactaaaaatacagaaatgagctgggcatggtggcacatgtctgtaatcccagctactcaggaggatgaggcaggagaatcgcttgaacccggaaggcagaggctgcagtgagccgagattgagccactccctgcactctagcctgggtgacaaagcgagactccatctcataaataaataaataaataacagtgtcCATGGGGACCGTGCAGCAGGGCGGCCCCCTCGTCAGTCCCtgctctccctgccccacccaggcCAAGACGAAAGGAAACAAAGTGAATGTGGGGGTGAAGTATGCAGAGAAGCAGGAGCGGAAATTTGAGCCAGAGAAGCTAAGAGAAGGACGGAACATCATCGGGCTGCAGGTACATCCCTATCCTCTCCACGCAGAGGTCAAGGAGGCCAGGAAGGCAGGGTGTCTGCAGGCTTTTGGGGACGAGATATTCAGCCTTAACTATACTATAGGCCAGGTACTGTCCTTATCCACATCTTCTATTCACAAACTCACTCACTTTGCCAACACCCCTAGCAGAGAGATGTTGTTATCACTATGCTCATTCCATGAATGGGAAAACAGGCCCGGAGAAGCTGGCTCACTTTTGCCCAGATCTTCCAGCTGATGCGTGGCAGGCTGAGACTGGAATGCTGGAAGTCAGTCATGTGATAGACCtagtctgagcctcagtttccagtcTGGAAACAGTGCCTCAGGCAGGGTGcaatggctgacacctgtaattccggcacttatggaggctgaagcaggaggactgcctgaggtcaggagtttcagaccagcctgggcaaaacagagagatcccgccactgccatctctacaaaaaaatttaagaatttagcCAAATGTGTGGTGGCTGAAGTgaaagcatcacttgagccccaggagttcaaggttataatgagctatgactgcatcattgcactccagcctgggggacagagtgagaccctgtctctgaaaaataaaaattggctgggcaaagtggctcatgcctgtaatcccagcactttgggaggccgaggcgggtggatcaactgaagtcaggaatttgaggccagcctggtcaacatagtgctACCCTGTCTCcgccaaaaagacaaaaattagccaggcatggcagcgagcaactgtagtcccagctacttgggaggctgaggcaggagaatcacttgagcttgggaggtggaggttgcagtgagccaagatcatgccactgcattccagcctgggcgacagaatgagactcaaataaaatttttaaaaaattaaagaagaatagaataaaacaaaataaaatgtaaagataaaataaggctgggcgtggtggctaacacctgtaatcccagcactttgggaggccgaggtgtgtggctcatgagatcaggagttcaagaccatcctggccaacatggtgaaaccccatctctactaaaactacaaaaattagttgggcgtgggggcactgcctgtagccccagctacttggggggctgaggcaggagaattgcttgaaccagggagtcggaggttgcagtgagctgagatcacaccactgtactccagcctgggcaacagagccagactccttctctaaataaataaaataaaataaaataaaacatgaaaacagtGTCTCATCCTCTCATATCAGCCACATCTCATGGCCCATGATGAGGTAATTCTTGGTGTGATTCTCCTTCTGGCTTTGTAGATGGGCACCAACAAGTTTGCCAGCCAGCAGGGCATGACGGCCTACGGTACCCGGCGCCACCTCTACGACCCCAAGCTGGGCACAGACCAGCCTCTGGACCAGGCGACCATCAGCCTGCAGATGGGCACCAACAAAGGAGCCAGCCAGGTGAGAGGGGCCCCCTGGGGCACACTGTCAAGGCCCAGGACCCGGGCTGCCCCATGGCCTGACCACACCACCCTTCGCAGGCCGGCATGACCGCACCAGGGACCAAGCGGCAGATCTTTGAgccagggctgggcatggagcACTGCGACACGCTGAATGTCAGCCTGCAGATGGGCAGCAACAAGGGCGCCTCGCAGCGGGGCATGACAGTGTATGGGCTGCCTCGCCAGGTCTACGACCCCAAGTACTGCCTGACGCCCGAGTACCCTGAGCTGGGGGAGCCTGCCcacaaccaccacacacacaactaCTACAATTCCGCCTAGGGCCGCAGGCTTTCCCTGTCTTCCCCCGAGGGAGGCTGCTGCTGCTCTTGGCCGGACCCAGCCAGGCCCAGCCAACCCCCCAACTCCCTGCATGGCATCCTCCAGGCCCTGCAGAACTCAACCTCTACAGGGTTAGAGTTTGGGGAGAGCAGACTGGGGGGCCCATCGGGGGGAAGGGAACCCTCCACTCTGTAGTGCTACAGGGTCCAACCTAGAGCTGGGTGTCCCCAACAGCGCCCAAAGGACGCACTGAGCAAAGCTATTCCAGCTGTCCCCCCACTCCCTCACAAGTGGGTACCCCCAAGACCAGAAGCTCCCCCAGCGAAGCCCCCAGAGCGCAGGCTCAGCCTGCTCCCACCCCATTCCCACAGTGGGAGCAAACTGCACGCCCAGAGACCCAGCGGACACACACAGTTTGGTTTGCAACAACTGGCGTACTACGTGGATGTGACAGTGGCGTTTGTAACGcgagcactttcttttttttctatttcactggAGCACAATAAATGGCTGTAAAATCTCCTGAGGCCTCAGGACTGCTCTGTTTTGGATATACTCCATTTCCCCCACACACATCTgcatagacacacacactcacacgcaccCTAAGacgcacatacatacatgcacccAAAGACACACACCTCACTGTAGCCACTCAGCTAGACACAGGACAGGCACCCATCACACTCACATGCagagtccacacacacacacgcctccttttacacacacagagatgcacaCACATGCGGTACATATTCCCCACAACATGTAAAAAAGGCATagccagccgggcacagtggcttatgccagtaatcctggcacattgggaggctgaggtaggcagatcacctgaggtcaggagtttgagaccagactggccaacatggcaaaaccgcttctgctaaaaacataaaaattagcagggcaaggctgggcatggtggctcacgcctataatcccagcactttgggtggccgaggcgggtggatcacgaggtcaatagatcgagaccatcctggtcaacaaggtgaaaccccgtctctactaaaaatacaaaaaatagctgggcatggtgcgtgcctgtagtcctagctactcgggaggctgaggcaggagaattgcttgaacccaggaggtggaggttgtggtgagccgagattgcgccattgcactccagcctgggtaacaaaagcgaaactcggtctcaaaaaaaaaaaaaaaaaaattagcagggcatagtggtgtctgtctgtagtcctagctactggggaggctgaggtaggagaatcacttgagctctggaggtcTAAGATAtagtgagccaaggtggtgccactgcactccagcctgggaaacagaggaagattctgtctcaaaaaaaaaagcatagccaGAAAGctaattcattctctctctctctgtctctctctctctctctctctctctctcacacacacacacacacacacacacacacacacgagaccCACACTTCTCTCCCAGAGGCTTGTGGATGGTGACAAAAAACCCAAGaactgggccaggcgtggtgtctcacacctgtaatctcaccactttgggaggccaaggtgggcatatcacctgaggtcaggagttccagaccagcctgatcaacgtggagaaactctgtctccactaataatacaaaattggccaggcatggtggcacatgcctgtagtcccagctcctcaggaggctgaggcaggagaaacgcttgaacccaggaggccaagtttgtgatgagccaagattgtgccattgcactccagcctgggcaagaagagcgaaattccatttcaaaaaaaaaaaaaaaaaaagtactctgtCCCTATACTGGGACAGGCTGGATGGCATATGAATCAGAGCGGCTGCCTGGGTGACCTCGGGCAATCAATTCCCCTCCCTAGACCTGTTTTCCCATCAAAATAATCTGGACAGTGAGCTCCATGTGGTCATAAAATTACACCCCCAGATGTGGGTGATGTTCTAAGCGTTTAATTGCTGGTGAAGATCAGGTACCGTTAGAGAAAGGATGACAAGTAGGGGGTCCTGGTGGCCCCTGTGGGCAGGGTGAACCCTTTAGCCCCAGACtgtggggaggggaaagggaactGGGAGAGGGACAGTTCTGAGCCAGGGCAATGGCCCTTTGCCGACTGGCACAGGGTACCTACCATAGAGCATAGTTAATTCTGTGGGCCCCGCCCACTCTCAGACTTCTTGAGGCTGAGCCTGCCAATCCAGGACCCTAAAAGGCCTTGTCCAGGGCCCCAACCTCCTCATGTTTTAGAGGGGACCCTGTTTTCCCTGTGAGGAGAGAGAAGTCCCCAGTCATCAGGATTCCGCggaggagaggaggcagagaagcGAGGAGGGGGCACAGAGCTGTCTTCTCCCCAGGGAGGGCAGGGGTTGAGGCTGGAAC encodes:
- the CNN1 gene encoding calponin-1 isoform X2 gives rise to the protein MSSAHFNRGPAYGLSAEVKNKLAQKYDHQREQELREWIEGVTGRRIGNNFMDGLKDGIILCEFINKLQPGSVKKINESTQNWHQAKTKGNKVNVGVKYAEKQERKFEPEKLREGRNIIGLQMGTNKFASQQGMTAYGTRRHLYDPKLGTDQPLDQATISLQMGTNKGASQAGMTAPGTKRQIFEPGLGMEHCDTLNVSLQMGSNKGASQRGMTVYGLPRQVYDPKYCLTPEYPELGEPAHNHHTHNYYNSA
- the CNN1 gene encoding calponin-1 isoform X1 → MSSAHFNRGPAYGLSAEVKNKLAQKYDHQREQELREWIEGVTGRRIGNNFMDGLKDGIILCEFINKLQPGSVKKINESTQNWHQLENIGNFIKAITKYGVKPHDIFEANDLFENTNHTQVQSTLLALASMAKTKGNKVNVGVKYAEKQERKFEPEKLREGRNIIGLQMGTNKFASQQGMTAYGTRRHLYDPKLGTDQPLDQATISLQMGTNKGASQAGMTAPGTKRQIFEPGLGMEHCDTLNVSLQMGSNKGASQRGMTVYGLPRQVYDPKYCLTPEYPELGEPAHNHHTHNYYNSA